Proteins encoded in a region of the Phacochoerus africanus isolate WHEZ1 chromosome 8, ROS_Pafr_v1, whole genome shotgun sequence genome:
- the EGLN2 gene encoding prolyl hydroxylase EGLN2 isoform X1: protein MDSPCQPQPLSQALPQLPGSVSEPLEPNRARMGVESYLPCPLLSSYHCPGAPGEASAGSGTPRATATSTTASPLREGFGGQDGGELRPLQSEGAAALVTKGCQRLAAQGARPEAPKRKWAEGGGDAPAPSKRPWARQENQEAEAEGEGCSSGSGEPSAGLREEVLPAAPERLALDYIVPCMRYYGICVKDSFLGAALGGRVLAEVEALKRGGRLRDGQLVSQRAIPPRSIRGDQIAWVEGHEPGCRSIGALMAHVDAVIRHCAGRLGSYVINGRTKAMVACYPGNGLGYVRHVDNPHGDGRCITCIYYLNQNWDVKVHGGLLQIFPEGRPVVANIEPLFDRLLIFWSDRRNPHEVKPAYATRYAITVWYFDAKERAAAKDKYQLAAGQKGVQVPVSQPTTPT from the exons ATGGACAGCCCGTGCCAGCCGCAGCCCCTGAGTCAGGCTCTCCCTCAGTTGCCTGGTTCCGTGTCAGAACCCTTGGAGCCTAACCGGGCCAGGATGGGGGTGGAGAGTTACCTGCCCTGTCCCCTGCTGTCCTCCTACCACTGTCCAGGAGCGCCTGGTGAGGCCTCGGCGGGAAGTGGGacccccagagccacagctacttcCACCACAGCCAGCCCCCTGAGGGAGGGCTTCGGTGGGCAGGATGGCGGCGAGCTGCGGCCGCTGCAGAGTGAGGGTGCTGCGGCACTGGTCACCAAGGGGTGCCAGCGGCTGGCAGCCCAGGGCGCCCGGCCCGAGGCCCCTAAACGGAAATGGGCAGAGGGTGGTGGGGATGCCCCTGCACCCAGCAAAcggccctgggccaggcaggagAACCAGGAGGCTGAGGCCGAGGGGGagggctgcagcagtggcagTGGTGAGCCCAGTgctgggctgagggaggaggtGCTGCCCGCTGCACCGGAGCGCCTGGCCCTGGACTATATTGTGCCCTGCATGCGGTACTATGGCATCTGCGTCAAGGACAGTTTCCTGGGGGCGGCACTAGGTGGCCGTGTGCTGGCCGAGGTGGAGGCCCTGAAGCGGGGCGGGCGCCTGCGTGACGGGCAGCTAGTGAGCCAGCGGGCTATCCCCCCACGCAGCATCCGTGGGGACCAGATTGCCTGGGTGGAAGGCCATGAGCCTGGCTGCCGAAGCATTGGTGCTCTTATGGCCCACGTGGATGCTGTAATCCGCCACTGTGCTGGGAGGCTGGGCAGCTACGTCATCAACGGGCGCACCAAG GCCATGGTGGCATGTTACCCAGGCAACGGGCTGGGGTACGTGAGACACGTTGACAATCCCCACGGCGATGGGCGCTGCATCACCTGTATCTATTACCTGAATCAGAACTGGGACGTCAAG GTGCACGGCGGCCTGCTGCAGATATTCCCAGAGGGCCGGCCTGTGGTAGCCAACATCGAGCCACTCTTTGACCGGCTGCTCATTTTCTGGTCTGATCGGCGGAACCCCCATGAGGTGaaaccagcctatgccaccag GTATGCCATCACTGTCTGGTATTTTGACGCCAAGGAGAGAGCAGCAGCCAAAGACAAGTATCAGCTAG CAGCAGGACAGAAAGGTGTCCAAGTACCTGTATCGCAGCCAACTACGCCCACCTAG
- the EGLN2 gene encoding prolyl hydroxylase EGLN2 isoform X3, with protein MDSPCQPQPLSQALPQLPGSVSEPLEPNRARMGVESYLPCPLLSSYHCPGAPGEASAGSGTPRATATSTTASPLREGFGGQDGGELRPLQSEGAAALVTKGCQRLAAQGARPEAPKRKWAEGGGDAPAPSKRPWARQENQEAEAEGEGCSSGSGEPSAGLREEVLPAAPERLALDYIVPCMRYYGICVKDSFLGAALGGRVLAEVEALKRGGRLRDGQLVSQRAIPPRSIRGDQIAWVEGHEPGCRSIGALMAHVDAVIRHCAGRLGSYVINGRTKVHGGLLQIFPEGRPVVANIEPLFDRLLIFWSDRRNPHEVKPAYATRYAITVWYFDAKERAAAKDKYQLAAGQKGVQVPVSQPTTPT; from the exons ATGGACAGCCCGTGCCAGCCGCAGCCCCTGAGTCAGGCTCTCCCTCAGTTGCCTGGTTCCGTGTCAGAACCCTTGGAGCCTAACCGGGCCAGGATGGGGGTGGAGAGTTACCTGCCCTGTCCCCTGCTGTCCTCCTACCACTGTCCAGGAGCGCCTGGTGAGGCCTCGGCGGGAAGTGGGacccccagagccacagctacttcCACCACAGCCAGCCCCCTGAGGGAGGGCTTCGGTGGGCAGGATGGCGGCGAGCTGCGGCCGCTGCAGAGTGAGGGTGCTGCGGCACTGGTCACCAAGGGGTGCCAGCGGCTGGCAGCCCAGGGCGCCCGGCCCGAGGCCCCTAAACGGAAATGGGCAGAGGGTGGTGGGGATGCCCCTGCACCCAGCAAAcggccctgggccaggcaggagAACCAGGAGGCTGAGGCCGAGGGGGagggctgcagcagtggcagTGGTGAGCCCAGTgctgggctgagggaggaggtGCTGCCCGCTGCACCGGAGCGCCTGGCCCTGGACTATATTGTGCCCTGCATGCGGTACTATGGCATCTGCGTCAAGGACAGTTTCCTGGGGGCGGCACTAGGTGGCCGTGTGCTGGCCGAGGTGGAGGCCCTGAAGCGGGGCGGGCGCCTGCGTGACGGGCAGCTAGTGAGCCAGCGGGCTATCCCCCCACGCAGCATCCGTGGGGACCAGATTGCCTGGGTGGAAGGCCATGAGCCTGGCTGCCGAAGCATTGGTGCTCTTATGGCCCACGTGGATGCTGTAATCCGCCACTGTGCTGGGAGGCTGGGCAGCTACGTCATCAACGGGCGCACCAAG GTGCACGGCGGCCTGCTGCAGATATTCCCAGAGGGCCGGCCTGTGGTAGCCAACATCGAGCCACTCTTTGACCGGCTGCTCATTTTCTGGTCTGATCGGCGGAACCCCCATGAGGTGaaaccagcctatgccaccag GTATGCCATCACTGTCTGGTATTTTGACGCCAAGGAGAGAGCAGCAGCCAAAGACAAGTATCAGCTAG CAGCAGGACAGAAAGGTGTCCAAGTACCTGTATCGCAGCCAACTACGCCCACCTAG
- the RAB4B gene encoding ras-related protein Rab-4B, with protein MAETYDFLFKFLVIGSAGTGKSCLLHQFIENKFKQDSNHTIGVEFGSRVVNVGGKTVKLQIWDTAGQERFRSVTRSYYRGAAGALLVYDITSRETYNSLAAWLTDARTLASPNIVVILCGNKKDLDPEREVTFLEASRFAQENELMFLETSALTGENVEEAFLKCARTILNKIDSGELDPERMGSGIQYGDASLRQLRQPRSAQAVAPQPCGC; from the exons ACTTCCTCTTCAAATTCCTGGTGATTGGCAGTGCGGGTACTGGCAAGTCATGTCTCCTTCATCAGTTCATTGAGAATAAGT tcAAACAGGACTCCAACCACACAATCGGCGTGGAGTTTGGATCTCGGGTGGTCAACGTGGGTGGGAAGACTGTGAAGCTACAGATTTGGGACACAGCCGGACAGGAGCGGTTTCG GTCGGTGACGCGGAGTTATTACCGAGGGGCGGCCGGAGCCCTGCTGGTGTACGACATCACCAG CCGGGAGACTTACAACTCGCTGGCTGCCTGGCTGACGGACGCCCGCACGCTGGCCAGCCCCAACATCGTGGTCATTCTCTGTGGCAACAAGAAGGACCTGGACCCGGAGCGAGAGGTCACGTTCCTAGAGGCCTCCCGCTTTGCCCAGGAGAACG AGCTGATGTTCCTGGAAACTAGTGCTCTCACGGGTGAGAACGTGGAGGAGGCGTTCCTGAAGTGTGCCCGCACCATTCTGAACAAGATCGACTCAG GCGAGCTTGACCCCGAGCGGATGGGCTCTGGCATCCAGTACGGCGACGCCTCTCTTCGCCAGCTGCGGCAGCCTCGGAGCGCCCAGGCTGTGGCCCCTCAGCCCTGTGGCTGCTGA
- the EGLN2 gene encoding prolyl hydroxylase EGLN2 isoform X2, translated as MDSPCQPQPLSQALPQLPGSVSEPLEPNRARMGVESYLPCPLLSSYHCPGAPGEASAGSGTPRATATSTTASPLREGFGGQDGGELRPLQSEGAAALVTKGCQRLAAQGARPEAPKRKWAEGGGDAPAPSKRPWARQENQEAEAEGEGCSSGSGEPSAGLREEVLPAAPERLALDYIVPCMRYYGICVKDSFLGAALGGRVLAEVEALKRGGRLRDGQLVSQRAIPPRSIRGDQIAWVEGHEPGCRSIGALMAHVDAVIRHCAGRLGSYVINGRTKAMVACYPGNGLGYVRHVDNPHGDGRCITCIYYLNQNWDVKVHGGLLQIFPEGRPVVANIEPLFDRLLIFWSDRRNPHEVKPAYATRYAITVWYFDAKERAAAKDKYQLAGQKGVQVPVSQPTTPT; from the exons ATGGACAGCCCGTGCCAGCCGCAGCCCCTGAGTCAGGCTCTCCCTCAGTTGCCTGGTTCCGTGTCAGAACCCTTGGAGCCTAACCGGGCCAGGATGGGGGTGGAGAGTTACCTGCCCTGTCCCCTGCTGTCCTCCTACCACTGTCCAGGAGCGCCTGGTGAGGCCTCGGCGGGAAGTGGGacccccagagccacagctacttcCACCACAGCCAGCCCCCTGAGGGAGGGCTTCGGTGGGCAGGATGGCGGCGAGCTGCGGCCGCTGCAGAGTGAGGGTGCTGCGGCACTGGTCACCAAGGGGTGCCAGCGGCTGGCAGCCCAGGGCGCCCGGCCCGAGGCCCCTAAACGGAAATGGGCAGAGGGTGGTGGGGATGCCCCTGCACCCAGCAAAcggccctgggccaggcaggagAACCAGGAGGCTGAGGCCGAGGGGGagggctgcagcagtggcagTGGTGAGCCCAGTgctgggctgagggaggaggtGCTGCCCGCTGCACCGGAGCGCCTGGCCCTGGACTATATTGTGCCCTGCATGCGGTACTATGGCATCTGCGTCAAGGACAGTTTCCTGGGGGCGGCACTAGGTGGCCGTGTGCTGGCCGAGGTGGAGGCCCTGAAGCGGGGCGGGCGCCTGCGTGACGGGCAGCTAGTGAGCCAGCGGGCTATCCCCCCACGCAGCATCCGTGGGGACCAGATTGCCTGGGTGGAAGGCCATGAGCCTGGCTGCCGAAGCATTGGTGCTCTTATGGCCCACGTGGATGCTGTAATCCGCCACTGTGCTGGGAGGCTGGGCAGCTACGTCATCAACGGGCGCACCAAG GCCATGGTGGCATGTTACCCAGGCAACGGGCTGGGGTACGTGAGACACGTTGACAATCCCCACGGCGATGGGCGCTGCATCACCTGTATCTATTACCTGAATCAGAACTGGGACGTCAAG GTGCACGGCGGCCTGCTGCAGATATTCCCAGAGGGCCGGCCTGTGGTAGCCAACATCGAGCCACTCTTTGACCGGCTGCTCATTTTCTGGTCTGATCGGCGGAACCCCCATGAGGTGaaaccagcctatgccaccag GTATGCCATCACTGTCTGGTATTTTGACGCCAAGGAGAGAGCAGCAGCCAAAGACAAGTATCAGCTAG CAGGACAGAAAGGTGTCCAAGTACCTGTATCGCAGCCAACTACGCCCACCTAG